ATTGTTAAGGAGTTAGCATTGTAGCCAAACAAGGTATTCAAATGTGAAGAGCTGGTATTTTTACGTTGTTCTATACCGGCTAAAAAAGACAGGTCATGTTTCTGTCCAATAAGCTTATTGTAGGCTAACTGGGCTCTTAATGTATAAGAAGTAATATCTGAATTTTCTGTTTTATTTGTACCACCTTGAGGAATGTTGAATATTGGCCTCCCGGTTATAGGATCTTCTTTTGCGAAATAATTAAGCATGATCCGTGTTTCATAGGCATTTTCTGATGCTGACCTGATCATCTTATCGAGCTCTCTTTCATAAACCCCACCCACTTCCAGGTTCAGGCCACTTAAAAGATTATATTTTAAATTACCTTGTGCACGATATACGTCACTTTTAAAATTTGTGCTACTTTCAAACATTTCCTGATAAGGGTAATACATTTCATCATACAGTCCCAAAGCAATATTTTCCTGATTACGAGCCGCACTTATTGTACCATATTTAGTCCCAAATCCGTAGTAATTTTCGTTAAATGGCGCAAAATAAGAAGCTATAGGGCTACCATCTGCTGCTAAAAAACGTTGATAAGGTTTAAACTCAGTATATCCAGGAACATTAACCCGTTTAGAATTACTGGTTGAATAAATGGCCTGTACATCTAAATTTATTCTTTTAGATAATTCAAAAGTACCGCGGTAATTGATATTGGTTTTGTTAAAGCCTGAAAATCTCTCCGAACCTTTATTATTTTGATGATTTACGCCAAAGAAATAAGTAGAATTTGCTCCTCCTCCACTCACATTCATATCATAGCTCTGAAAAACCTGATTCTGAAGAAATATTTTTTTATAATCCTCTGTATTATCGTAAGCAGCCAGTTCACCATACAATTTATCTGCTTCTTCTTTAGTAATTTTCCCATTATAAAGATCATCGGTAATGCTAAAAACAGGCGTATATGTACCATTTACCATATCTATATAATCCTTAGAATTAAAGTTGTTTTCAATATCATTTAGAGCTGATGAACTTTCGAAATCGATAAAGCCGCGCCCTTTTAACAAATTAAGTTTGTTATAGTTAGGCTTTGGTTTATACGTTAAGGCCGTTGTAAAGTTTACTTTCGGTCTGCCCAACACGCCTTTTCTGGTATTAATTACCACTACACCATTAGAAGCGCGAACACCATAGATAGCTGCAGAGGCTGCATCTTTTAGTATGGTAACCGATTCGATATCATAAGGATTAATAGACTCAATATCAACCTCCGTTGGGTATCCGTTTAATACGATAAGTGGCTTTTTAATGGCTTGAAATGTAGATACACCCCTGATGACAAAAGGGCTGGTATTACCTGGATCGCTCCAGGAATCTCTGGACTGATTTACATTGAGCATCAAACCTGCAAGGCGGCCTTCCAAATTGCCGATGATATTTCCATCTGCAGGAACAGTTTGCTGATAAGTACTTCTGTTAATTGTAGCATAAGCACCTGTTAGCTGTGACTTTTTTAGTGTCTGATATCCGGTTGAAATAATAGAAACCTGGTCCAGGCTCTGAGATGAGGGTACTAACCTTATTGCTAAAAAAGCAGTTCCATTTGTACCTATCTCTTTTTCTTCATACCCGAGATAAGAAATGGTGAGGGCAGCATTATCCTGAACATCTTTTAATAAAAACTCCCCATTAGTGTTGGTTAACACCATTTTGGTGGTTCCCTTTACCCTAACTGTTGCACCAGGAAGTGGTTTATCATTTTCATCGATAACCCGACCCTTAACATCACTCATCTTCAGATAATCAATAACTTTGTCAAAAACAGACTGTTCCTTTTGCTGAATTACTATTGTATTATCCTGAATAACATAAGTCAAGTTAGTTCCTTCCAGACACTTTTCCATTACTTTTTGTAATGGTGTATCTTTAAAATTTACACGAATTGGTGCTGTTTTTTTTAAAAGATCACGCTCCCAGAAAACATTATAACCTGTTTGTTTACG
This is a stretch of genomic DNA from Candidatus Pedobacter colombiensis. It encodes these proteins:
- a CDS encoding SusC/RagA family TonB-linked outer membrane protein — encoded protein: MYKNYIRTLNGMPCCVPKILLVMRLTTILLILGVMQVSASGFAQKVTLSEKSTTLNLLFKEIRKQTGYNVFWERDLLKKTAPIRVNFKDTPLQKVMEKCLEGTNLTYVIQDNTIVIQQKEQSVFDKVIDYLKMSDVKGRVIDENDKPLPGATVRVKGTTKMVLTNTNGEFLLKDVQDNAALTISYLGYEEKEIGTNGTAFLAIRLVPSSQSLDQVSIISTGYQTLKKSQLTGAYATINRSTYQQTVPADGNIIGNLEGRLAGLMLNVNQSRDSWSDPGNTSPFVIRGVSTFQAIKKPLIVLNGYPTEVDIESINPYDIESVTILKDAASAAIYGVRASNGVVVINTRKGVLGRPKVNFTTALTYKPKPNYNKLNLLKGRGFIDFESSSALNDIENNFNSKDYIDMVNGTYTPVFSITDDLYNGKITKEEADKLYGELAAYDNTEDYKKIFLQNQVFQSYDMNVSGGGANSTYFFGVNHQNNKGSERFSGFNKTNINYRGTFELSKRINLDVQAIYSTSNSKRVNVPGYTEFKPYQRFLAADGSPIASYFAPFNENYYGFGTKYGTISAARNQENIALGLYDEMYYPYQEMFESSTNFKSDVYRAQGNLKYNLLSGLNLEVGGVYERELDKMIRSASENAYETRIMLNYFAKEDPITGRPIFNIPQGGTNKTENSDITSYTLRAQLAYNKLIGQKHDLSFLAGIEQRKNTSSSHLNTLFGYNANSLTIKPADLSLLGNSNYIPDYTDIMVSGLEGFAFDQTMFEQFFKESYSDDRFVSYYANGAYTYNDKYTVTGSLRIDQSNLFGEDPKFRYTPLWSSGLSWNIRNENFMKDVKWMDELKLRVAAGYNGNIKKGSGPFNLLTSYVNNYVPNPLVGYAISAPRNNELRWEKTFNFNTGLDFGLFNNRLAGSVDYYIKRGKDIFSQIESDPTKGFTNLLTNNASIENKGVDLNISSLNVKGGNFSWRTQVTASFNKSKVLKVKNTYWGFYNFTRAGGAENIEGHPMNSVLTLDYIGLNEFGQPMVRDEHGNPVVLSFSQQVDVPLSALKFAGVNDPKYAIGFNNQFGLGDFSLSALLMYYGGHVGLIKPPSVFDERPQNGAQNFWKKPGDEAFTNIPGYSGAFGTPQYIGTRQGYDNGQQFVRKLDFVALRNITLTYNLKDKAVQKLGLSNTKFILQVQNPGKYVFSGNDIDPETLNFVSGSRGLPLVPSFTFSLSTNF